From the genome of Miscanthus floridulus cultivar M001 chromosome 10, ASM1932011v1, whole genome shotgun sequence, one region includes:
- the LOC136485229 gene encoding uncharacterized protein gives MDASHGTVQTLNHFEEDELKGITNNYSICIGEGGFGKVYKGVLPDDYDLVAVKKYIRTDLKDEFMEEVRIHSKLNHKNIVKLIGYCISESNLMLITEYISNGNLDDILHNNRNIPIPLDTRLGIAIGCAEALICMHSMHLSSGGDLIYHGDIKPANILLDENFTAKVSDFGLSKLLSGGITQFTNTVVGSMNYMDPEYLRTGCLTPKSDVYSFGIVLLELIARKRAKEGDVYLVGTFAEAKARDLRGLFDSEIANENNIGILQQMVKLANECLRRDRNERLKMTDVAERLRVLKRKVRTRQENRRPQSSLESFCSWYKKSPSFLERNASNHKILSELRNVTRFTKEEINDVTENYSCLLEERGPAKFFKGTLEDNTVVVVWKFLYADSEKAIINGGIILSQIVHKNIIRLLGCCLEAESLILIYEYANKGSLMDILGSQEDFPLDKRIGIAIKTAEALQYLHSSTTGIIGHGNVAASTILLDNNFSPKLTDFSGACKLITETEITARDSVITRNFLENILNNYPNHFTSVLKNMENDLYRFGSVLFALISRDNNISLDDIVLRFTEAYQTDNSGEAFFDKVITAKEETNVLQEIGRLALKCTVSNVDDMDKRPTMKEVAEQLHMIRRSWKERRTEATTQVTEIEATAVMSVEPKLPKLMRRLYGYRRIQL, from the coding sequence ATGGATGCGAGTCATGGGACAGTTCAAACTTTGAATCATTTCGAGGAAGATGAGCTTAAAGGAATTACTAACAACTATAGTATTTGCATTGGTGAAGGTGGCTTTGGGAAAGTGTATAAAGGAGTCCTTCCCGATGACTATGATCTAGTTGCAGTGAAGAAATATATCCGTACAGATTTAAAGGACGAGTTTATGGAAGAAGTAAGGATTCATAGTAAACTGAATCACAAGAACATTGTGAAACTCATAGGCTATTGTATTAGTGAAAGTAATCTAATGTTAATAACTGAGTATATCTCCAATGGAAACCTTGATGACATACTCCACAATAATAGGAACATTCCCATCCCACTGGATACAAGATTGGGTATTGCTATAGGGTGTGCAGAAGCATTGATCTGCATGCATTCGATGCATTTATCGAGTGGTGGCGACCTTATTTATCATGGTGATATTAAGCCTGCCAATATCCTTCTAGATGAGAATTTTACAGCCAAGGTATCAGATTTTGGATTGTCAAAGCTTCTTTCAGGTGGCATCACTCAGTTCACAAATACGGTAGTTGGAAGCATGAATTACATGGATCCTGAATATCTCCGTACAGGATGTCTTACCCCAAAGAGTGATGTCTATAGTTTCGGAATAGTTCTCTTGGAACTAATAGCTAGAAAAAGGGCAAAGGAGGGTGATGTTTACCTAGTTGGAACTTTtgccgaggcaaaggcaagggaTTTGAGGGGACTATTTGATTCAGAAATAGCGAACGAAAACAACATAGGGATTCTTCAACAGATGGTGAAACTAGCAAATGAATGCCTCAGACGGGATAGAAATGAACGTCTTAAAATGACTGATGTGGCAGAACGCCTTCGCGTGCTTAAAAGAAAGGTGAGGACCAGACAAGAAAACAGACGTCCCCAATCCAGTTTGGAATCATTCTGTTCATGGTACAAGAAGAGTCCGAGCTTTCTCGAGAGAAATGCTAGCAATCATAAGATTCTATCAGAACTAAGAAATGTAACAAGATTCACAAAGGAGGAGATAAATGATGTCACAGAGAATTACTCTTGTCTACTCGAGGAAAGGGGACCAGCTAAGTTCTTTAAAGGAACACTTGAGGATAATACAGTTGTGGTGGTGTGGAAATTTCTTTATGCAGACTCAGAAAAGGCAATCATCAATGGAGGCATCATCTTGTCTCAAATTGTTCACAAGAATATTATCAGACTTTTGGGTTGTTGCTTGGAAGCTGAAAGTCTGATATTGATATATGAGTATGCTAATAAAGGTAGCCTTATGGACATTTTAGGCAGCCAGGAAGATTTTCCCCTAGACAAACGTATTGGGATTGCAATTAAGACTGCAGAAGCATTACAGTACCTCCATTCATCAACTACTGGTATCATTGGACATGGTAATGTTGCAGCATCTACTATACTTCTAGACAATAACTTTTCGCCAAAGCTCACAGATTTTTCAGGGGCATGTAAGCTTATCACGGAGACTGAAATTACTGCCAGGGATAGTGTAATTACGCGCAATTTTCTTGAGAACATACTCAACAACTACCCAAATCACTTTACGTCAGTGTTGAAGAATATGGAAAATGACTTGTACAGGTTTGGCAGTGTTCTATTTGCACTCATTAGTAGGGACAACAATATTAGTTTAGATGACATTGTCTTAAGATTCACCGAAGCTTACCAAACAGATAATAGTGGGGAGGCGTTCTTCGATAAGGTTATAACAGCCAAAGAAGAAACCAATGTCCTGCAAGAGATTGGGAGGTTGGCACTAAAGTGTACGGTCTCGAATGTTGATGACATGGATAAGAGACCAACAATGAAGGAAGTGGCAGAACAACTTCACATGATTAGAAGGTCTTGGAAGGAGCGTAGAACAGAGGCAACTACACAAGTTACTGAAATTGAGGCTACAGCTGTTATGTCAGTAGAGCCAAAGCTACCAAAATTGATGCGCCGCTTGTATGGATATAGGCGAATTCAGTTGTGA